atggccgcgcgtggggctcacgcgccaccttcTGGCAGCTGCGTGTGGtgctcagtttgataggtggcacgacacgaggcgacgtcggatggtggagaaatcagccggagaagatttttgggttgggtgaacagtacccgacctcgggtgaacagtacccgacctcgggtgaacagtacccgagttGAACAGTACCTAAACAGCCGCACGTGACCTCGCTTGTGGGCACAAAAACCAACCAATTCCTTCCTACCACCGTCCTAGGGGTTAATACCCGCTCTCCACCGCCACACCTCCTCCCACGCGCACCACCACCATTTCCACCCAAACTTCCATAAATCAGAAAACTTCCAACATCATAAATGTAGATCATAGACATACCTGCAGTTAGCTCCAATTCAGCCGGAGACTGCCGGAAATGCCGCCGCAAGAAATCGGATCAGAGGTTGAAGATCGGAGGTGAACCAGCTCGATTCGAGCTTCACCGCCAGTGGATTCGCAACTATAAGGAGGAGGGAGGACCTGCGACGGTCACCTCGTGCCCCACTCTGAAACTCTGTGCGTCCTCGGGCGCAACTGAAACGCTGCGCGGGGTGGGTCGCCACCACCACCGGTCGATGTGGCCCGGCCGTGCGGTTCCAACGACACTGGAGGTGTCGAACACGTCGGCCGGAGGGTAGAGATGACCGGAGGAGATGAAATCGGATGAAATGGAAATCAGGTCGGGGTTGGGCCGGCTCGGTTtcctttttggtttttttttttatgattttaagtttccaaaaatgtcattttgtagccttccaaaatcggaaaccaaacttccgTTACTAACAACTTTCAAACATGATGTCCGATTAAGGCGTGCCGTATGTCTACGTagtcgtatcgacgagctctacaactttcgtgaatgaagttttcagagATTAACGACGGATTAAAAGCCAACTCTTGAGCCactgaaaacgtaacgtttttcaacaTTAAATTTCCGAAATCACTTTCATCTCGTAAAGACATTGACGAGAAAGTGTAGAATATGATTTACTCGAATTACCAAACATAATAATTTGCAATAATTTAAAAGAATTTAAACTCGAAAATCCAGATTATTACATTGTGTGAAACTCCTTTTAGTATTATCACACCCGTGAACTCTAAACTCAACTTTGAGAATATAATCTTGATCGAACATGCTTACCCACCATAAAACCCGCACTTGGCAAAGTAGCTAACTACTCAGTGTCTCAGTGGACCTTgaaagtatatatgtaatgtaCGTTGGCATATTGGCTTAGCTTGGTAAGTACGTACCCGATTGATAAACACTTGTATTTACACAGTTCCGATGGAATTCATGATCAACTATCTTTAAATTTAagggttgaaaacaaaataactcaattttaaaaaaattctccTCACCGTTGGATTTATATCTAAGGGTGGTTGAGCATGAATTACATGGTCAGCTACTGACTGTTCACACGGATtgtgtatttacatttacactGAAATAAAGCTTCATTACGTTCGATATATATACAGGACGTACGAGCGAATAACCAATACACATAGGATAAGCTCTCACATTTTTTGACATAACCTTCAATACAAACGGAGAATTTGATTTCAAAACCGCAACTTTTCAACACAAGAAGATCGGACGAGTCGAGAACGAACCAATTAACGATCAGTTGCCAACTATGTATGACAACCTAATAATTCTGAACAGAAACACGTAAGACTTGTTTGGCAGGAGCTTGGGTAACTGGGGTTTGGCAAGGCTTTACTTATTTGCATATATTTCAGTTCCTTAATTCTTGCGCATGTGGTGAAGTCTCTGAGATCGGTGCTTGTGGTGGGGTTTGTAATGGAGACTGTGGAAGTGGTTGTGATGTCTCAAAGGTTTGTTTCGGGATCCTTTTGTAGAGACTAATAAGGGAGGTCCATAAAAGAATGACAAGAAAAACTGAGGCAAATAAGGCGAACCCCAAAGCGATTCCTATATGTCGACAGAAGCGGCTGTAAGTAGAGCAAAGATCACCCTTGAATATGCCGTAAGCAACACTACCAGCTGTCCCCGTTGCTGAGGCTACCACTCCCAATATCAACTGCATATATCAACAGAATTGTTAATTGGATCGTGTAGCGCATAATGATAAGAGCTTCACAAATCACAACCCAACACTGTGACGAAAAACTAAGTTGATCTAATTATGCAAGGTCTGAAGGTCCTCAAGTTTTCTGTGTCGGATTCATACTCACACATACTTTTTCTGTGTGTAATCAAGTTTCCTCGAATTATCAGTTTTGATAAATACATACGTAAGCTAGCATTTGTATGTGAGATGAGGGAGCTAACCACATCAAAAACCGCAAAGAGAACCAACATGATTGATGAGGACGGCGCTAAGCAGATGACTAAACAAGTTGATAACTTGGTAATGATACCATAAACGCCCGCGACAGATAATGCCGCAACAAAGTATCTGCACCGTTTCAATATATCGATAAACAACTAACTAGGGTTAGAAATGAAAATACTATGGTAGGTAATACTCTAAAACTAACCAATTAGTAACATAAGTTACATACTATATATAAAAGTACGTACTGTACGAACAAACGTACATGAATGAGGGAGAATCAGTGAATTTGAACGAAATGGTACCACTCCTGTTATGGCCAGTGTCAAGATCGTAATCGAACCAATATTGGGTATCCTTGCTAGTTGCCATAGTCACAGCACTAACTGTGGAGGCAACGATCAACAACATCCGGAGAAGAAAACTCAAGCAAAAGTAAACCACAGGCCTCCTTGTTCTTCCCATGACTGATGATGATCGATACTTTTGGTTAACTAAGCACCATATATGTTATATAGAGAGAGCAAAGTCACAAGGCGTAAGGGAATGTTTAGTTGACATTCGATCTCCACTGGCCAGATGAATATAATTATCTGATAAATTAAGTATCATGTCAATTACCTATTGCTCTGAACGTTCTCATGAGCAGTTATCATCTTAGGGGATAGATATAAGATATTGATGCAATTCCAATTGAAAAATAGATCAGCGGTGATGGCGTGAGTGAGAGACTATAAAAGTTCTATGATTGATTTCTGCGTTGAAGTCTCTCTGGCAAATTATTGATGAGTTGTTCAACGGTTAGGACTTTGAATCGGTTTGCTTGGTACTTAATTTTTAAGGTTTGGACTTTGGATCAAGGAATCTGCTAATTAATTGATTGTGTAACTGGTTTAGAATATAATTGCAACTTATTGTTTTTGCAAACCTGTGATACAAGCTAACCTGTCAAAAGGATGCAGCCGTTCAAATACACAAAAACAGTTGTGTTAACCGCTAAGACtatctataaaaaaaaacagttaaGAAAGAAAGCAAGTAAATCGCATTATTCCATGGCAATATCGATCTCGAtctcaaaaatatgggtactcataagccggtaacccatctgttacctctcatatcagtacaccggcagacatactagagctctaactgtatcgtaactgtcgcctaGCCAAggttaggttccgacatgccaacacgtccgaagacaacaaaaacgttttaacataactcaaattaaaaccacgtacaaaagaatcatcacatgttattgtacaaaaccaagtgacatgctcaaataaataaatatcaatgccATAAATGAATTTATTTGCAAACGgaaatatgacagtatataatatagcaacccatatatatgtatcgattttactaattatacacatacacaacccactatatcatagttcaatcttttcaaataagtgtaattatgaatctccgctaaaggtagattcgtcactgtgagatttcaCTTACCTTAGTTTCCTGAGCGTATTTCCCACAATACTGAAAGCAATTTCTTCACTCGATTAATCGATAACCTAGATTGAAGAAGAAGTGATTAGAACGTTActtaaaacctcaaatgccgaaacagtattaatgttttactattaagtaattttttgtttttacgaaattactgttcacgtaaattactattcatgtaatACTGTTCATATA
This is a stretch of genomic DNA from Argentina anserina chromosome 4, drPotAnse1.1, whole genome shotgun sequence. It encodes these proteins:
- the LOC126791213 gene encoding CASP-like protein 1D1 yields the protein MGRTRRPVVYFCLSFLLRMLLIVASTVSAVTMATSKDTQYWFDYDLDTGHNRSGTISFKFTDSPSFIYFVAALSVAGVYGIITKLSTCLVICLAPSSSIMLVLFAVFDVLILGVVASATGTAGSVAYGIFKGDLCSTYSRFCRHIGIALGFALFASVFLVILLWTSLISLYKRIPKQTFETSQPLPQSPLQTPPQAPISETSPHAQELRN